GTAGACACGCACGGTCACCGCAAAGTTCACGGCTCACCCCGCTGCGGTGGTGCAATCCCCAAATGCGTGTACGCCAGCTTGGTCGCCAAGCGTCCACGCGGCGTGCGATGCAAATAGCCCTGCTGGATTAAATACGGTTCCAACACTTCTTCAATCGTGTCGCGCTCCTCGCCAATTGCGGAAGCCAAGCTCTCTACGCCCACAGGGCCGCCATCAAATTTTTCGATAATAGCCAACAGCAAGCGGCGATCCATGGCATCACAACCGAGGTGATCCACACCCAACATTTTCAACGCGATATCAGCAATGTCCGCGCTGACATTGCCGTTGTTTTTTACATCCGCCACATCGCGCACACGACGCAACAAACGGTTGGCGATACGCGGCGTACCGCGCGCACGACGAGCGATTTCTGCTGCGCCACCGGCTTCCATTTGCATACTGAGCAAGTGGGCTGAACGCGCGACAATGGAAGTCAAATCATCGGTGTTGTAAAACTCCAAGCGCTGCACAATGCCAAAGCGGTCGCGCAGCGGCGAAGTCAGCAAACCCGCGCGCGTAGTGGCGCCCACGAGGGTAAACGGCGGCAAATCCAGCTTGATGGAGCGCGCGGCGGGGCCTTCACCGATCATGATGTCGAGTTGGTAGTCTTCCATGGCGGGATACAGAATTTCTTCCACCACAGGGCTCAAGCGATGAATTTCGTCGATGAACAGCACATCGCCCGGCTCCAAGCTGGTCATCAAAGCGGCTAAATCGCCCGCTTTTTCCAACACGGGCCCTGAAGTCGTTTTCAGCGCCACGCCCATTTCAGCGGCGATGATGTTGGCCAGCGTGGTTTTGCCCAGCCCCGGAGGGCCAAAAATCAGTGTGTGATCCAAAGGCGCACTGCGCTGGCGGGCGGCCTGAATAAAAATTTCCATCTGCTCGCGCACTTGCGGCTGGCCGACATAATCCGCCAAACGGCGCGGACGGATGGCGCGATCCTGATGATCCTCGCGCTCCTGCTCGACGGGCGACACCAGTTGGCGCGCCTCGGGAAACTGGTCTATTTCGATCATCTAACGCAGGGCTCCACACACAGAAAAACAGCACGAAAAATACGGCTGACAAACACCAGTCATGCTATCACAAGCCCTTTGAAAACCAGCCCAATTCCTTGACACTCCCCATAGCCGCGCCTAGCATGCGCCTGCTTTTCCACCCTACCTCAGCAGGCTTTTCGTGCTCTCCTTTCATCAAGCCGTCGCAGAAGATTTTGCCGCCGTAAATGCGCTGATTATTGAACAGCTGCATTCGCGTGTTGCCTTGGTGGAAAACATCGGCCACTACATTGTGGATGCAGGCGGCAAACGCTTGCGACCGCTGCTCGTTCTCCTTGCTGCGCGCAGCCTCGGCTACAACGGCAAACAGCATGTGGATATGGCGGCTGTTATCGAATTTATTCACACCGCCACGCTATTGCATGACGATGTGGTGGATGTCTCTGCGCTGCGCCGCGGACGCGCCACCGCCAATGCAGAATGGGGCAACGCACCCAGCGTGCTGGTGGGCGATTTTCTCTACTCGCGCGCGTTTCAAATGCTGGTGGCGCTCGGCGATATGCAGATCATGCAAATCATGGCCGACACCACCAACACCATCGCCGAAGGCGAAGTATTGCAACTGGTCAACGCCGGCGACATCACCACCAATGAAGAACGCTATCGCCGTGTCATTGCCTGCAAAACCGCGCAATTATTTGAAGCGGCGGCGCAATGTGGCGCGATCATTGCTGGCGCCGACACCGACACACAAAAAGAATTTGCGCAGTACGGTCATCACCTAGGCATGGCTTTTCAACTCATTGACGATGTGCTGGATTACACCGGCGACAGCGCAGAAATGGGCAAAAATATTGGCGATGATTTGTCGGAAGGCAAACTCACCCTACCACTCATTTACACGCTGCAATTTGGCGAAACCGCTGATGCACAATGTATCCGCGATGCCATCACGCACAAAAACACGGAACAGCTGCCGCGCATTATTCAAATCGTGCAAAACAACGGCGCGCTACAGTACGCCGAACAAGCCGCGCTGCGCGAAGTGGAATCCGCACTCGGCTGTTTGAACACGCTGCCAGCATCTCGCTACCGCGACGAACTGACCGCACTGGCACATTTCGCCATCAAGCGCCGCACATGATTTAACATACGCGGTGTAAACGAGGCATCAAGGAGCCTTCTGTGACCGCACCAACTTTTGCACAACGCTTTGCCTGCTGGCCCGACTTGCAAGCACACCAGCAGCGCTTGCAATCACAAACATTACTGCAATTGTTTGATAACAATCCCGATCGCGTCACGCAACACACTATCGAAGCCGCTGGCTTGCGCTTGGATTACTCCAAAAACTTTATCGACGGCGCACTCATTCACTCATTGATGCAATTGGCGCGACAAGCCAATTTGCCCAATGCCATCACGCAATTACTCACTGGTGGTGCAGTTAATAACACCGAACAGCGCCCCGCCATGCACACGGCGCTGCGCTCGCCCACACCTGCCATTGAAGCAAAGGCTATTCAACAGGCTTTCGCACAAATGGAAACGCTGGTGAGCGATATTCACAGCGGTAAGTGGCGTGGCTACAGCGATGAAACCATCAC
The DNA window shown above is from Cellvibrionales bacterium and carries:
- the ruvB gene encoding Holliday junction branch migration DNA helicase RuvB — its product is MIEIDQFPEARQLVSPVEQEREDHQDRAIRPRRLADYVGQPQVREQMEIFIQAARQRSAPLDHTLIFGPPGLGKTTLANIIAAEMGVALKTTSGPVLEKAGDLAALMTSLEPGDVLFIDEIHRLSPVVEEILYPAMEDYQLDIMIGEGPAARSIKLDLPPFTLVGATTRAGLLTSPLRDRFGIVQRLEFYNTDDLTSIVARSAHLLSMQMEAGGAAEIARRARGTPRIANRLLRRVRDVADVKNNGNVSADIADIALKMLGVDHLGCDAMDRRLLLAIIEKFDGGPVGVESLASAIGEERDTIEEVLEPYLIQQGYLHRTPRGRLATKLAYTHLGIAPPQRGEP
- a CDS encoding polyprenyl synthetase family protein → MLSFHQAVAEDFAAVNALIIEQLHSRVALVENIGHYIVDAGGKRLRPLLVLLAARSLGYNGKQHVDMAAVIEFIHTATLLHDDVVDVSALRRGRATANAEWGNAPSVLVGDFLYSRAFQMLVALGDMQIMQIMADTTNTIAEGEVLQLVNAGDITTNEERYRRVIACKTAQLFEAAAQCGAIIAGADTDTQKEFAQYGHHLGMAFQLIDDVLDYTGDSAEMGKNIGDDLSEGKLTLPLIYTLQFGETADAQCIRDAITHKNTEQLPRIIQIVQNNGALQYAEQAALREVESALGCLNTLPASRYRDELTALAHFAIKRRT